The Roseomonas haemaphysalidis genome segment GAAGTGTCAGGCAAATCATTGTGGTGTCTGCGACACAACAGTGCCTGATCGCGGCAGCAGCGTGGTCCAATAAAGCGACGAATGACTATGGGCACGGCGGACTGCAACCTGACTCACAAGCAATAAAAGTTCCTAATGCTGGCACAAGCACCGTACGGATATCACACTACGATGGCAAAAATGCCATAGCGACATGCAGATATCTTTATATAAATGTACCCGCATGTCTCGCTAGGTGCCCGGTCTTTTTGCTTTGCCTCCCGGAACGGCCATGGTAGCGGAGCAGCCATGACGCCCGCGAAAAGCCGGCCGGTGCCCCCGCACCGGCGCAGATCCGCGGCGTTCCCGTGCAATTCCGCACGGAGCGCCACATCGCTCCGGGTTGCGGGCCTCGCGCACCGGTCCCGATCGTCGCAGCCTTCGCGGCTGGCGATCATGGCCTTTGCAACGGCCTTCGCGCTCGGCGCTCCCACCCTGGTGTCCAGGCCCGCCGAGGCAGCTGGACCACGATCCGAGTGCCTGGAAGCCGCCCGCGCCGCGGAAGCCGCCTATGACCTGCCGCAAGGTCTGCTGGTGTCCGTGGCCCTGGCCGAATCAGGCCTCCACGCCCATGCGTTGAATATCGGCGGCCGATCCTTCTATCCGGAAAGCGCCGTGGAAGCCCGCCGGTTGCTGGCATCGGCCAGTGCTGGCCAATCTGTGATGGCCGGCTGCGTGCAGGTCAACGCCAGGGTGCATGCCCCGGGTTCCGACTGGCCGCTGGACCCGCGCCGCGCCGCCAACTGGGCGGCCCGGCACTTGCGGACGCAGTACGAGCGCATCGGCAACTGGGCCGATGCCATCCGGCTGTGGAACGGCGGCGCGCCGGCCAGCTCCAACAAGCTGGTGTGCCGCGTCGAGGCGAAGCTGCAGGTGGTGAACCCGGGCAGCACCCTGCTGGGACGCACCGGCTGTGGCCGGGGCCAGATGGCCCGCGTCCGCAACAGCGGCACGACGCTGCTGGAACTGGCCGAAGCCTCGGGCAACTAGCGGCGCGACGGACCGGCGGTGCGCGCGCTCAGCGCGCGTCCCGCCGCGCCGCCGCCAGCCGGTCGATGAAGTTGCGCAGTTCCAGCCGCCGCATCGCCGTGTCCGTCACCTGGCCGTCCAGGCCCAGCTGCCACGCCAGGTCGCGCCGGTCCGGTTCCTCGGCCAGGGCATCCACCCGCCGCGCAAAGGCTTCCAATCCGCTCCGGTCCCGCGCCAGCCCGTCTTCCACCAGCGTGTCCGCCTGGCGCCCGAGCGCCGGCCCCACCTCGTTGAGCGACAATTCCGGGTGGTATTGCACGCCCCAGAACAGCCCCTCGCCCTGGCGGATCTCCACGGCCTGCACCGGCGTACCGGCGCTTTCGGCCAGCAGCACGGCGCCGGGCGGCAGGGTGTCCACCTCGTCGCCATGGATCGCGATCGCGTCCCAGGCCATGGATCGGCCGGCCAGCAGCGGGTGGCCGCGCCCCGCATCCGTGGCCGTGATGCGCCGGGCGAAGCCGGCTTCCTGCCCATGCCGGCGCTCGCGCACCGTGCCGCCCGCCGCCGCCACCGCCAGTTGCAACCCGGCGCAGGAACCGAAGGCCGGCACGCCCTGGGCGAAGACCCGCCGCGTGAAGTCCAGCATCCGCCGCACCTCCGGCGTATCCTCGTAGACATGCATCGGCGAGCCGCACAGGAACACCGCGTCAAAGGCGCGAAGGTCCTCCGGCGCCGCTTCCTCCACCGGTTTCACCAGGTCGATGCGGGCGTCAGGCTGCATCTGCCGCAGTGTCTCGGCGTAGCTTTCGCCGGAGCTGCGGCCCGCGCTTTCGCGACGCTGCTCGCGGGCTTCCCGCGGCTCGCTTTCGGCGAGAAGGAAGCGAAAGGTCTGAGGCATGGACGATCCTGCGCGACTGCCGTGGCGCCGCGTGCGTGTGAGGGCTGCCGTTCAACGTGCCGGCGGCGCCCGAGTTCCCCCGCCCCGCGCTGGACGCCGCCGCCCGCAGGCGCCACCTTTGGTGCGATGCCGCATCTCTCCTCCCTGCCCCGGCGCTTCCGGCTGGCCGCCATTGCCCTGGCCACGGCGGGGGCCTGCGCCGGCCCCGTCCTGGCGCAACAACCCGCCGACTGGGGCCGCTGCCGCGCGGCCATCGCGCAGGCGGAGGCCGGGTCCGGCGTGCCGCCCGGCTTGCTGGGTGCCATCGCGCTGGTGGAAAGCGGCCGGCGCAGCCCCACCGGGGCGCCGCAGCCCTGGCCCTGGTCCTACAATGCCGCCGGCGAGGGCCGCGCGCCCGCCACCAAGGCCGCCGCCATCGCCGAGGTGCAGGCATTGCAGGCGCGGGGCGTGCGCTCCATCGACGTCGGCTGCCTGCAGGTGAACCTGCTGCACCATCCGGATGCCTTCGCGGACCTGGACGCGGCCTTCGACCCGCTGATCAACGCCCGCTATGCCGTGCGCTTCCTGAAGGAGCTGCGAGGCCGCAGTGGCGACTGGGGCACCGCCATCGGCCGCTACCATTCCGGCGAAACCGAGCGGGGCGGCGCCTATTCCCGCCGCGTCGCCCTGGCGCGCATGGGGGCGGCCTTCAACGGCGGCGGCGGGGTGCCGCTGCCGCCGGGCCTGATGGCCGGCATCTGCGCCCCCGGCCTTTCGCCGATGCTGATGTTCGGCGGCGCGGCCGAGGCACGGCGCTTCATGACGCCCGAGGCCCGGCGCCGCGCCATCCCCGCCACGCCGGTCAGCAACCGGCCCCGCCTGGCCTGCCTGCGCCCCGCCCGGCGCTGAGGCGCCTTCAGGCGCCCAGCACGAAGCGCGCGGCGGACAGGGCCGCGATCAGCCACACCGCCCCGTGCACCTCCCGCCCGCGCCCGGCCACGAGCTTCACCGCCACGTAGGTGATGAAGCCCAGCTCGATGCCCGAGGCGATGGAGAAGGTGAAGGGCGTGGCGATGGTGACCACGATGGCGGGGAGGTATTCGGTGATGTCGTCCCACGCCAGGTCGCGCAGGCCCTGGGTCATCAGGCAGGCCACCAGCACCAGCGCCGGCGCCGTGGCGAAGCCGGGGATGGAGGTGGCCAGCGGCGCCAGAAACAGCGTCAGCAGGAACAGCACCGCCACGGTCAGCGCCGTCAGCCCGGTGCGACCGCCCGCCTGCACGCCCGCCGCGCTTTCAATGTAGGATACGGTGGTGGAGGTGCCCAGCGCGGCGCCGATCATCGCGCCGCCGGAATCGGCCATCAGCGCGCGGCCGAGGCGCGGCACGGAGCCGTCCTTGGCCATCAGCCCGGCGCGGTGGGTGGTGGCGATCAGCGTGCCGGCGTTGTCCAGCAGGTCCACCATGAAGAAGGTGAAGACGATGCCCGCGACGCCGAGCTTCAATGCGCCCGCGATATCCATCTGCAGAAAGGTGGGCGCCAGCGACGGCGGCAACGCCACGATGCCCTGAAAGTTGGTCAGCCCCAGCGGCACGCCCAGCAGCGCCGTGACGGCGATGCCGATCACCACGCCGCCGGTAACACCGCGCGCCACCAGCCCGGCGATCAGCAGAAAGCCGAAGCAGGACAACAGCGTCTTGGGCTCGTGCAGCGGGCCGAGCGTCACCAGCGTAGCGGGGTTGTCCACCACCAGCCCCATGCCCTGCAGCCCGATCAGCCCCAGAAACAGCCCGATGCCGGCGGCGATGCCGAGCTTCAGCGACAACGGGATGGAATTGATCAGCCATTCCCGGAAGCCGAACATTGACACCGCGAAGAAGATCAGCCCCGACAGGAACACCGCCCCCAGCGCCACCGGCCAGGGCACCCCCATGCCGCCGACCACGGCGAAGGCGAAATAGGCGTTCAGCCCCATGCCCGGCGCCAGCGCGATCGGGTAGTTGGCCAGCACGGCCATCAGCGCCGAGCCGATGGCGGCGGCCAGGCAGGTGGCGACGAAAGCGGCACCGTGGTCGATGCCGGCGGCAGCCATCATGCCGGGGTTGACCACCACGATGTAGGCCATGGTCAGAAACGTGGCGAGGCCGGCCAGCATTTCCCGCCGCGGCGTCGTGCCGCGCTCGGAAAGAAGGAAAAAGCGGTCCATCGGCAGGCCCCCACGCGTGTTGCGTCGCAAGATGGAACGGTTGCGGGTGTGTGACAACGGCCTTGCCCTGGCCGCTACCGGCGCCCGGTGCTTCGGGCTAAACACTGTGGCCTGCATGGCACGCCGCCTGCATCACCGCCGCGAAGCGGCCCGCCGGGCCAGCGAACAGGAGCATTCAGCATGGTCTCACGCCGCATGGTGGGAAGCGCCGCCGGCATCGCCCTCGCGATGGCCGCGGGCGCCACGGCACCCGCCCTCGCCCAGCCTGCCAATGAGTCGGTGTTCGACCGTGTCCGCCGCACCAAGAAGCTGCGCTCGGCCGCCGTCGCCGGTGGCGCGCCCTACTACCACAAGGACCTGGCGACGGGTCAGTGGCGCGGCTTCTACATCGACTTGCTGAAGATGCTGGCCGAGGAGCTGGAGGTCGAGCTGGAATTGAGCGAGACCACCTGGGGCAACGCGGTGCTGGATCTGCAGTCCAACAAGATCGACATCTTCTTCGGCCTGAACCCGACGCCCAAGCGCGCGCTGGTGGTGGATTTCTCCATCCCCTGCTTCAGCAATGCCTTTTCCTTCATCACCAAGAAGGGCTTCGCGGCCAAGACCTGGGACGACCTGAACAAGCCGGAGGTGAAACTCGCCGTGGACCTCGGCTCCTCGCAGGACCAGGTGGTGACGCGGCTGTGCCCCAAGGCGCAGGTGGCCCGCTTCAAGACGGCGGACGAGGCGACCATCGCGGTGCAGACCGGCCGCGCGGACGCGCAGTGCCTGGTGCTGATCCTGGCGCTGACCGCCAAAAAGAAGAACCCCGCGCTGGGCGACGTGCTGGTGCCGACGCCGGTCTTCGCCACCACCTCCAACGCCGGCTTCCGCCGCGAGCCGGACAAGACCTGGCGCGATTTTGTCAACGCCTGGATCGAGTTCAACAAGGGCCTTGGCGCGGTCCGCAATGCCATCGTCTCCAACATGGAGCTGGTGGGCATCTCGGAAAGCGACTTCCCGCCCGGCGTCACCCTCTGACCTGATCGCGGCGCGGCACCCCGCCGCGCCGCCCCATGGACTTCGCGCGCACTGGACGGCCGGCATGTATCAATGGGACTTCTCTTTCATCTGGAGCTATCGCTGGCTGTTCGTGAACGGCACGCTGGTGACGCTGGCCTTCACCGTCGGCATCGTGCTGCTGGGGCTGGCCGTGGGCCTGCTGTCGGGGCTGGTGCGGCTGTCGCGCTTCGCGCCGCTGCGCTGGCTGAGCCAGGCCTATGTGGAGGTGTTCCGCTGCACGCCGGTGCTGGTGCAGCTGGTGTGGTTCTACTACGCCCTGCCCATCCTGTCGGGCATCGAGATGTCGGCCACCACGGCGGGGGTGCTGGCGCTGTCGCTCTACGGCGGCGCCTTTTATTCCGAGATCGTGCGCGGCGGCATCGCTTCCATCGAGACGGGGCAGACCGAGGCCGCGCTGGCGCTGGGCATGACGCCCGCGCAGTCCATGCGCCGCATCGTCTTGCCGCAGGCGCTCAAGCGCATGGTGCCGCCGCTGATGAACCAGTCGATCATCCAGCTCAAAAACACCTCGCTGGTGTCCGTGCTGGCGGTGCCGGACCTGCTGTACCAGGGCCAGGCCGTGGCGCATGACACCTACCGGCCGCTGGAGATCTACACGCTGGTGGCCGTGATCTACTTTGTCATCCTGTTCCCCCTCACCCTGCTGGTCGGCCGCCTGGAACGCCGCCTGGCGCGTGCCGACTGAGGGCCGTCCGCATGACCGCGAAAATCGAAGTCGCCGCGCTGAGCAAGAGCTTCGGCGACCACCTGGTGCTCCGCTCCGTCGACCTGCGCGTCGATGTGGGCGAGGTGGTGGCGCTGATCGGCCCGTCCGGCTCCGGCAAGTCCACACTGCTGCGCTGCCTGAATCTCCTGGTGACGCCGGATGGCGGCCGCGTGCGCGTGGGCGAGCAGAGCCTGGACTTCGGCACCAGCCGCGCCCTGCCCGGCACCGCGGCACTGGCGAAATTCCGCGCCGGCACCGGCATGGTGTTCCAGCAGTTCAACCTGTTCCCGCACAAGTCGGTGCTGGGCAACGTCATGGAAGGCCCGCTGACCGTGCGCCGCATGAAGCGCCCGGAGGCCGAGGCGCTGGCGCGCGGGCTGCTCAGCAAGGTCGGGCTGGCGGACAAGGCGGAGCAGTTCCCCGCCCGCCTGTCCGGCGGCCAGAAGCAGCGCGTGGCCATCGCCCGCGCGCTCGCCATGCAGCCCGGCATCATGCTGTTCGACGAGGCCACCAGCGCGCTGGACCCCGAGCTGGTGGGCGAGGTGCTGGCCGTGATGCGCGACCTGGCCGCCGAGGGCATGACCATGGTCATCGTCACCCACGAGATCGCCTTCGCACGCGAGGTCGCGGACCGCGTGGTCTTCCTGCGCGACGGCGTGATCGTCGAGGACGGCCCGGCGAAGCAGGTGATCGACACCCCGCGCGAGGCCGCGACCCAGGCCTTCCTGTCCCACTTCCACCGCCAGCGAGACGCCTGACATGCCGCAAGGCCCCATCATCGACCGCCTGCGCATCTTCCTGGTGGAAAGCCCGATCAAGATGGCCCGCGCCCAGGGCGTCGGCAGCGTCAAGGGCAGCGTCAAGCGCGTGCTGATCGAGCTGACCACCGCCTGCGGCCTGACCGGCTGGGGCGAGGCCGCGCCGTGGGAGGTTTTCACGAATCCCGCCGAGGCCGCCTACGCGACGCTCGACGTTTATCTCCGCCCCATCGTGGTGGGCCACCCGGCGCGGCGCCTGCGCGAGCTGCTGGCGAAGATGGACCGCGCCGTGATCGGCCAGACCGACGCCAAGGCGGGCATCGAGATGGCGGTGCTGGATATCCTGGGCAAGGCACAGGGCGTCTCGGTCGCTGACCTGTTGGGCGGCCGGGTGCGGGACACGATCCCGCTGTCCTTTTCCATCGCCGACCCGGACTTCGCGGCCGACCTGGCGCGGATGCACAGCATGGTCCCGGCCGGCAACCGGCTGTTCAAGGTCAAGACCGGCGTCAAGCCGCATGCGGAGGACATGGCGCACTTGGAGGCCATCCGCGACGCCTTCGGCGACACGGTGGACCTGCGCCTCGACTACAACCAGGCGCTGGCCCCCTTCGCCGCCATGGCGGTGCTGCGGGACGTGGACCGCTTCCGCCCCACCTTCATCGAGCAGCCGGTGCCGCGCCGGCACCTGGACAGCATGGCCGGCTACGCCGCCGCGCTGGACACGCCCATCCTGGCCGACGAGAGCTGCTACGACGCCGCCGACCTGCTGGAGGTGGTGCAGCGCCGGGCGGCGGATGCCATCAGCGTCAAGCTGATGAAGTGCGGCGGCATGCTGCGCGCGCAGCAGATGATGGCGATCGCGGACACCGCCGGCCTGCCCGGCTATGGCGGCACCTTGTGGGAAGGCGGCATCGCGCTGGCCGCCGGGACGCAACTGATCGCGGCGACGCCCGGCATCTCGCTCGGCTGCGAGTTCTACATGCCGCACCACGTGCTGACCGAGGACGTGCTGGAACAGCGCATCCCGCATGAAAACGGCGCGGTGGTGGTGCCGGAGGGGCCCGGCCTCGGCATCGCGGTGTCCGAGGCCTCGGTGCGCCACGGCGCGCGCATCCTGGCGGAAGCCTGATCGGCGGCGCGCCACCTTTCGCGCTCACGGGCGTTGCACCCCCACGGCCGGGCCCTGGCGCCCGGCCACACACGTGGAAAGGCCGCACATGTCCCATGATATTCCGAACAACGCTCTGATCATCGTCGCCGACGGCGGCAAGGCCATGGTGCTGCGCAACACCGCTGCCAACGGCGCCGAGCTGGAACTGCGCGAGGAAGGGCACATCGCCCCCGACAGCAGCGCCCAGGGCCCGTCCGGCTCGCGCCCCGAGGACCAGACCCCGGGCCAGACCGGCGAGGCGACCTTCGCCAAGCAGGTGGCCCAGGCATTGAACACCCTGAAGCAGCGCAACGACTTCGACGCGCTGGTGCTGGTGGCCGATCCGCAGACGTTGGGCCAGATTCGCGGCGCGCTGCACAAGACGGTGGAGAACGCCGTGATCAAGAGCCTGTCCAAGGACCTGACCAACCACAGCCTGAGCGACATCGCCAAGGCGCTGGTGAAGTAAGGCGCGGCCCCAGGGCCGGAACGCAAAACGCCCCGGGGCTTCCCCCGGGGCGTTTCCGTATCTGCTCCCGCGAGGGATCAGACGGAGTAGTACATCTCGAACTCGACCGGGTGCGGCGTGTGCTCGAACTTGTACACGTCCTGCCACTTCAGCTCGATGTAGCTCTCGATCTGGTCCTTGGAGAACACGTCGCCGGCCAGCAGGTACTCGTGGTCGGCGGCCAGGGCCTCCAGCGCCTCGCGCAGCGAGCCGCAGACGGTCGGGATGTCGCGCAGCTCCTCCGGCGGCAGGTCGTACAGATCCTTGTCCATGGCATCGCCCGGGTGGATCTTGTTCTTGATGCCGTCCAGGCCCGCCATCAACATCGCCGAGAAGGCGAGGTACGGGTTGGCGGTCGGGTCGGGGAAGCGGACCTCGACGCGCTTGGCCTTGGGGTTCGTCGCATACGGGATGCGGCAGGAGGCCGAGCGGTTGCGGGCCGAATAGGCCAGCAGCACCGGCGCCTCGAAGCCCGGGATCAGACGCTTGTAGGAGTTGGTGGACGGGTTGGTGAAGGCGTTCAGCGACTTGGCGTGCTTGATGATGCCGCCGATGTAGTACAGCGCCTCGTTGGACAGGTCCGCATAGCCGTTGCCGGCGAAGAGCGGCTTGTTGTTCTTCCAGATGGACTGGTGAACATGCATGCCCGAGCCGTTGTCGCCGTAGATCGGCTTCGGCATGAAGGTCGCGGTCTTGCCGTAGCTGTGCGCCACGTTGTGGATCACGTACTTGTAGATCTGCATGTGGTCGGCATGCTGCACCAGGGGCCCGAAGCGGGTGCCCAGCTCGTGCTGCGACTGCGCCACCTCATGGTGGTGCTTCTCGCCGGCCACGCCCATCTCGATCATGGTCGAGAGCATCTCGGCGCGCAGGTCGCTTTCGGTGTCCACCGGCGGCACCGGGAAGTAGCCGCCCTTGACCACCGGGCGGTGGCCCATGTTGCCTTCCGGGTAGTCCTTCATGTTGGCGCCCGGGCCCTCGATGCTGTCGAGGGAGTAGTGGCCGTAGTTGCCGCCCGTGCCGAACTTCACGCTGTCGAAGATGAAGAACTCGGCCTCGGCGCCGAACAGCGCGGCATCGCCGATGCCGGTGGAGGCCACGTAGGCCTCGGCCTTCTTGGCGGTCGAGCGCGGGTCACGCGAATAGCTCTGGCCGGTCGAGGGCTCGATGATGTCGCAGAACAGGATCAGCTGCGGCTTGGCGGCGAACGGGTCCATGCAGGCGGACGCGGCGTCCGGCATCAGGATCATGTCGGACTCGTTGATCGCCTTCCAGCCGGCGATCGAGGAGCCATCGAACATGATGCCGTCGGTGAACATGTCCTCCTCCATGGTGGAGACATGCTGGGCGGTGTGATGCCACTTGCCCTTCGGGTCCGTGAACCGGAAATCAACGTACTCGACGCTGTTCTCCTTGATCATGTCCATGACCTTGGAGACAGCGTTGGACGCTGCTGCGGCTGCGGGCTTCTTGGCCATGCTGTGTGGTCCTGTTCCCTAACGACACTCAAACCGCGCGACCGGAACTCGCTCCGCCCGCGTGCGGCCCCCGCCCGCCACATGGCGCCGGGAGCCTGAACCGACGCCACCCCGCGCTGCGGGGCGGCGAAACCTGGATCGACTAGACCGCGTCCTCGCCCCGCTCGCCGGTGCGGATGCGGATCACTTCCTGCACGTCGGACACGAAGATCTTGCCGTCGCCGATGCGCCCGGTGCGGGCCGCGGCCTGGATGGCCTCGATCGCGCGCTCGGCCAACCCGTCGGAGCAGACCACCTCGATCTTCACCTTGGGCAGGAAGTCCACCACATACTCGGCGCCGCGATACAGCTCGGTATGCCCCTTCTGCCGCCCGAAGCCCTTGGCCTCGACCACGGTCAGACCCTGCAGGCCGATCTCGTGCAGCGCGTCCTTCACCTCGTCGAGCTTGAAGGGCTTGATGATCGCCTCGATCTTCTTCATCGGCTCCACTCGCGGGCGGCGGCCTGCGCAGCTCCGCCCGTCCTCTCCCCCCGGTATGCCCGCCGCCGCGCCCCCACCGGGCGCTGGCAGCCACGGCGAAGCCCGGCGGCTTGAGGTGCTGTGTCGCACGGGGTGAGGCGCAGGGGCAATGGCACCCCTTCGGGTTTTCCACCGTGAAACCACTTGCCCTGGCGGGAACGGCTCGCGAAACAGGCAACCTGCCCACCGAAGCGGCAGCCGCGCGCTGCCGAGGTTGCATCGCCGCCGCCCCCCCGGCATGATCCCGCACCCCCAAGTCCGAAAGCGACGCCCGACGCCATGAAGCCGCTGAACGCCCTGCTCTCCGCCTCCGGCACCACCGTCTTCACCGTCATGTCGGCGCTGGCCGCGCAGCACCAGTCCATCAACC includes the following:
- a CDS encoding transporter substrate-binding domain-containing protein, coding for MVSRRMVGSAAGIALAMAAGATAPALAQPANESVFDRVRRTKKLRSAAVAGGAPYYHKDLATGQWRGFYIDLLKMLAEELEVELELSETTWGNAVLDLQSNKIDIFFGLNPTPKRALVVDFSIPCFSNAFSFITKKGFAAKTWDDLNKPEVKLAVDLGSSQDQVVTRLCPKAQVARFKTADEATIAVQTGRADAQCLVLILALTAKKKNPALGDVLVPTPVFATTSNAGFRREPDKTWRDFVNAWIEFNKGLGAVRNAIVSNMELVGISESDFPPGVTL
- a CDS encoding enolase C-terminal domain-like protein is translated as MPQGPIIDRLRIFLVESPIKMARAQGVGSVKGSVKRVLIELTTACGLTGWGEAAPWEVFTNPAEAAYATLDVYLRPIVVGHPARRLRELLAKMDRAVIGQTDAKAGIEMAVLDILGKAQGVSVADLLGGRVRDTIPLSFSIADPDFAADLARMHSMVPAGNRLFKVKTGVKPHAEDMAHLEAIRDAFGDTVDLRLDYNQALAPFAAMAVLRDVDRFRPTFIEQPVPRRHLDSMAGYAAALDTPILADESCYDAADLLEVVQRRAADAISVKLMKCGGMLRAQQMMAIADTAGLPGYGGTLWEGGIALAAGTQLIAATPGISLGCEFYMPHHVLTEDVLEQRIPHENGAVVVPEGPGLGIAVSEASVRHGARILAEA
- a CDS encoding type 1 glutamine amidotransferase, producing MPQTFRFLLAESEPREAREQRRESAGRSSGESYAETLRQMQPDARIDLVKPVEEAAPEDLRAFDAVFLCGSPMHVYEDTPEVRRMLDFTRRVFAQGVPAFGSCAGLQLAVAAAGGTVRERRHGQEAGFARRITATDAGRGHPLLAGRSMAWDAIAIHGDEVDTLPPGAVLLAESAGTPVQAVEIRQGEGLFWGVQYHPELSLNEVGPALGRQADTLVEDGLARDRSGLEAFARRVDALAEEPDRRDLAWQLGLDGQVTDTAMRRLELRNFIDRLAAARRDAR
- a CDS encoding amino acid ABC transporter ATP-binding protein, whose protein sequence is MTAKIEVAALSKSFGDHLVLRSVDLRVDVGEVVALIGPSGSGKSTLLRCLNLLVTPDGGRVRVGEQSLDFGTSRALPGTAALAKFRAGTGMVFQQFNLFPHKSVLGNVMEGPLTVRRMKRPEAEALARGLLSKVGLADKAEQFPARLSGGQKQRVAIARALAMQPGIMLFDEATSALDPELVGEVLAVMRDLAAEGMTMVIVTHEIAFAREVADRVVFLRDGVIVEDGPAKQVIDTPREAATQAFLSHFHRQRDA
- a CDS encoding transglycosylase SLT domain-containing protein; this encodes MPHLSSLPRRFRLAAIALATAGACAGPVLAQQPADWGRCRAAIAQAEAGSGVPPGLLGAIALVESGRRSPTGAPQPWPWSYNAAGEGRAPATKAAAIAEVQALQARGVRSIDVGCLQVNLLHHPDAFADLDAAFDPLINARYAVRFLKELRGRSGDWGTAIGRYHSGETERGGAYSRRVALARMGAAFNGGGGVPLPPGLMAGICAPGLSPMLMFGGAAEARRFMTPEARRRAIPATPVSNRPRLACLRPARR
- the glnA gene encoding type I glutamate--ammonia ligase, translating into MAKKPAAAAASNAVSKVMDMIKENSVEYVDFRFTDPKGKWHHTAQHVSTMEEDMFTDGIMFDGSSIAGWKAINESDMILMPDAASACMDPFAAKPQLILFCDIIEPSTGQSYSRDPRSTAKKAEAYVASTGIGDAALFGAEAEFFIFDSVKFGTGGNYGHYSLDSIEGPGANMKDYPEGNMGHRPVVKGGYFPVPPVDTESDLRAEMLSTMIEMGVAGEKHHHEVAQSQHELGTRFGPLVQHADHMQIYKYVIHNVAHSYGKTATFMPKPIYGDNGSGMHVHQSIWKNNKPLFAGNGYADLSNEALYYIGGIIKHAKSLNAFTNPSTNSYKRLIPGFEAPVLLAYSARNRSASCRIPYATNPKAKRVEVRFPDPTANPYLAFSAMLMAGLDGIKNKIHPGDAMDKDLYDLPPEELRDIPTVCGSLREALEALAADHEYLLAGDVFSKDQIESYIELKWQDVYKFEHTPHPVEFEMYYSV
- a CDS encoding amino acid ABC transporter permease yields the protein MYQWDFSFIWSYRWLFVNGTLVTLAFTVGIVLLGLAVGLLSGLVRLSRFAPLRWLSQAYVEVFRCTPVLVQLVWFYYALPILSGIEMSATTAGVLALSLYGGAFYSEIVRGGIASIETGQTEAALALGMTPAQSMRRIVLPQALKRMVPPLMNQSIIQLKNTSLVSVLAVPDLLYQGQAVAHDTYRPLEIYTLVAVIYFVILFPLTLLVGRLERRLARAD
- a CDS encoding host attachment family protein, coding for MSHDIPNNALIIVADGGKAMVLRNTAANGAELELREEGHIAPDSSAQGPSGSRPEDQTPGQTGEATFAKQVAQALNTLKQRNDFDALVLVADPQTLGQIRGALHKTVENAVIKSLSKDLTNHSLSDIAKALVK
- a CDS encoding NCS2 family permease encodes the protein MDRFFLLSERGTTPRREMLAGLATFLTMAYIVVVNPGMMAAAGIDHGAAFVATCLAAAIGSALMAVLANYPIALAPGMGLNAYFAFAVVGGMGVPWPVALGAVFLSGLIFFAVSMFGFREWLINSIPLSLKLGIAAGIGLFLGLIGLQGMGLVVDNPATLVTLGPLHEPKTLLSCFGFLLIAGLVARGVTGGVVIGIAVTALLGVPLGLTNFQGIVALPPSLAPTFLQMDIAGALKLGVAGIVFTFFMVDLLDNAGTLIATTHRAGLMAKDGSVPRLGRALMADSGGAMIGAALGTSTTVSYIESAAGVQAGGRTGLTALTVAVLFLLTLFLAPLATSIPGFATAPALVLVACLMTQGLRDLAWDDITEYLPAIVVTIATPFTFSIASGIELGFITYVAVKLVAGRGREVHGAVWLIAALSAARFVLGA
- a CDS encoding transglycosylase SLT domain-containing protein, whose amino-acid sequence is MAFATAFALGAPTLVSRPAEAAGPRSECLEAARAAEAAYDLPQGLLVSVALAESGLHAHALNIGGRSFYPESAVEARRLLASASAGQSVMAGCVQVNARVHAPGSDWPLDPRRAANWAARHLRTQYERIGNWADAIRLWNGGAPASSNKLVCRVEAKLQVVNPGSTLLGRTGCGRGQMARVRNSGTTLLELAEASGN
- a CDS encoding P-II family nitrogen regulator, coding for MKKIEAIIKPFKLDEVKDALHEIGLQGLTVVEAKGFGRQKGHTELYRGAEYVVDFLPKVKIEVVCSDGLAERAIEAIQAAARTGRIGDGKIFVSDVQEVIRIRTGERGEDAV